The Coccidioides posadasii str. Silveira chromosome 2, complete sequence genomic interval GTATTACACAAAGACTAGAATTTCCGCTATGAGTCACTGAGTTACACACAACGTGCACGTTACGCAAGTTGCTGGATCTTAGGGACTCTGTTGgcttcttttatttcttgtATACCCTTTTTATCTCTATCTCTGCTACTGAATTGCGGTCTACAAaagttttcttttctcgTGCAGACCAAGGTTACAGTCAAGCACTCCTCAAAATGGCGGGCCATACTTCTCACCCAAGATCCATTGGGATCATTGGGATGGGTGATATGGGAAGGATGTATGCTCAGCGCTTGAGCCAAGCGGGTTGGAGGTAAACCGCCCCCCTTGCTGAGCCTCCATGCTCTCATTTTCCCAACCAATACTATCTCTGGTATATGGTAAGTTCTGGCTTTCTTTTCATATCTTTCCTTTTACATGATGACTTGAGTGCATTTGGCTCGAGTATGGCTTGTTGTCGACTATGCCACCTTTCTGGTGTGCATGGAAGATACCTCGCTGTCACTGATGTAAACGCTCGCTACCTAACTTTTACCTTGTCTGATATCTGCATCTACTCTACTTATCTATTTCCACCCTATCTATTCACAGTTTATGGATGCTAATCGACCTTGCTGGCTTGCTTAGACTTAAAAGACCCTCTAATACCGTGGGCTGATGTATTATACTAGCATTAATGCCTGCGACAAACCTACCAATTATGACACACTGAGGCAAGAATTCATATCCCATGTATGTCCACTACTACCATCAATCGACATTGATGCTCAATTCCTATTTTTCTTTCGAGTAGACAAATATCAATATATTACCCAACGGACATTTGGTCTCCAGAGTTAGCGACTACATTATCTACAGTGTAGAGGCAGAAGCCATCAACAAAATTGTGGCGGAGTATGGCCCATGTATGCAAATTTTATCGAATTCATAGTCTGTCAACAAATTTTATCTGACAATTTCAAAGCAACCAAAGTTGGCGCGATTGTTGGTGGTCAAACTTCCTGCAAAGCCCCAGAGCTGGCTGCTTTTGAGAACCATCTTCCTGGGGACGTGGAGATTATTTCGGTTCATTCCCTACATGGACCGAACGTGAACCCTAAAGGACAGCCGTTGGTATGCATTATTGCCGAGATCACAATCCGCGTCAGAGGCGTCAGTAGTAACCTCGCATATTTAGGTCTTGATTCAGCACAGAGCCTCTGACGAGAGCCTCAGGTTTGTTGAAAGTGTGTTTGCGTCTTTCGAATCCAAATACGTTTACCTCACCGGGGAGAGGCATGATCGAATCACAGCGGACACTCAGGCCGTGACGCATGCTGCATTTTTGAGTATGGGAACTGCGTGGCAAGCCAATAACCAATTCCCGTGGGAGATATCTCGATATGTGGGTGGAATTGAAAACGTCAAAATTAATATCACATTACGCATCTACTCGAATAAGTGGCATGTCTATGCTGGACTTGCGATATTGAACCCTGCTGCCAAAAGACAGATCCGTCAGTATGCAGAATCAGTGACCGAACTATTCAAATTGATGTTAGGCGGCCATCGTGATGAGCTTAAGCGCAGAGTCAAGGCTGCCAGGGCGGCTGTATTCAGGTCTGATGCAGTGAAACAAAATTTACTGCTAGAAGATGAAGTGCTTGACCGGTTCTCCCTGTCCCGGGGGCTGACAGAGAAGACGCCGAATAACCATCTCAGTCTCCTGGCAATTGTTGACTGTTGGTGGAAATTAGGAATTGTTCCCTACGACCATATGATCTGTTCAACTCCAGTTAGTCTGCTCTACTTAACCCCTATTCCAATCTTGATAGTTCCGAATTTTTAATGTTCTGTCCAGCTCTTCCGGCTTTGGCTTGGGGTGACGGAGTATTTATTTCGAAAAGAGGACCTGTTAGATGAAGTCCTCGATATTGCCATTGATGACAATACGTTCCGGTCCGACGATCTCGAGTTTACATTTGCCGCTCGAGTCAGACAGCCCCTCCATCTCTGACCCTTGAATTCGTTTGATGCTTACAGTTTGCTGACAAATTTACCAGGCATGGTCTGACTGCGTTTCGTTCGGCGACTTTGAATCTTATCGAGATCGTTTCGAGAGAATACAAAACTACTTTGCACCTCGGTTCCCCGAAGCTGTCAGACTTGGAAATGAGATGATGAAAACGATCCTGGAGAAAACGGAGAAACCAGACATCCCACTCGCTGCACGTCAAAAAGTGCCGCAATAAGGATCTTCTACCGAAAATATGCTCACGCTACTTGCCGCGCAGTCGGTGTCATTCCCGGCCCTCTACCTGGTGTAACACTCGCACGAACCACATTCGAATCCATACTCCGGCTTTTTCTGCAGTTATATCTCGGGAAGTATTATGGTTTGAATGAATCCATGAGCACGGGTTATCCTGACGACGGGATCTAATGGGAATAGCCTCCCTGGCTACCCTTTTGTATATTATATGACTTATATATAAGGATTTTATGTGGGACAGTACAGAGTGCTATTATAAAAACAGGGCAGATTGTTCGTTCTCGAAGCATTGGGCTCTTTGGACTGAATATAAAACGCGGCTGTTAAAACCGGAATAGAAACCACTGAGCCCTTTCATAACTCAGTCTGAACGACACAATGTAAGCAAGATATGTGGCATCCCAATGGTAGGGTGGCCTGGTGCTATGCCAGGCCCAATACCGGTAGCAGGATATTCAAATCAAAAAGAGTTACTTTGCCTTTATATATCGCCCTTGGAGAAAGTATTCCAAAAGACGACTTTTTGTTTAGTGCATGGGTCGAAAGCGCATTGACCCAGGCGCGGTCG includes:
- the TYR1 gene encoding prephenate dehydrogenase (NADP(+)) (BUSCO:190183at4751~EggNog:ENOG410PGS8~COG:E~BUSCO:6907at33183), encoding MAGHTSHPRSIGIIGMGDMGRMYAQRLSQAGWSINACDKPTNYDTLRQEFISHTNINILPNGHLVSRVSDYIIYSVEAEAINKIVAEYGPSTKVGAIVGGQTSCKAPELAAFENHLPGDVEIISVHSLHGPNVNPKGQPLVLIQHRASDESLRFVESVFASFESKYVYLTGERHDRITADTQAVTHAAFLSMGTAWQANNQFPWEISRYVGGIENVKINITLRIYSNKWHVYAGLAILNPAAKRQIRQYAESVTELFKLMLGGHRDELKRRVKAARAAVFRSDAVKQNLLLEDEVLDRFSLSRGLTEKTPNNHLSLLAIVDCWWKLGIVPYDHMICSTPLFRLWLGVTEYLFRKEDLLDEVLDIAIDDNTFRSDDLEFTFAARAWSDCVSFGDFESYRDRFERIQNYFAPRFPEAVRLGNEMMKTILEKTEKPDIPLAARQKVPQ